A single Blastococcus colisei DNA region contains:
- the rpmB gene encoding 50S ribosomal protein L28, producing the protein MATYCEVTGRRPRFGKTVSHSHRRTSRRFDPNLQRKRYFLPGENRWIRLTVSAKGIKTIDAQGIEAVVARLRATDPDVRRRLGPGRSS; encoded by the coding sequence ATGGCGACCTACTGCGAGGTCACCGGACGCAGGCCCAGGTTCGGCAAGACGGTGAGCCACTCCCACCGGCGCACCAGCCGCCGCTTCGACCCCAACCTGCAGCGCAAGCGGTACTTCCTGCCGGGCGAGAACCGGTGGATCCGGCTGACCGTCTCGGCCAAGGGCATCAAGACCATCGACGCCCAGGGCATCGAGGCCGTCGTGGCGCGACTGCGCGCCACCGATCCCGACGTGCGCCGCCGCCTGGGCCCGGGGCGGTCGAGCTGA
- the rpmF gene encoding 50S ribosomal protein L32 — protein MAVPKRRTSRARTRSRRAQWKAQPVQLTRVIVDGKPMLVPLRLRKAAERGLLR, from the coding sequence ATGGCGGTTCCCAAGCGGAGGACGTCCCGGGCCCGCACTCGCTCCCGGCGGGCGCAGTGGAAGGCGCAGCCGGTGCAGCTCACCCGGGTGATCGTCGACGGCAAGCCCATGCTGGTGCCGTTGCGGCTGAGGAAGGCCGCCGAGCGCGGCTTGCTGCGGTGA
- the rpmG gene encoding 50S ribosomal protein L33 yields MARATDIRPIVRLKSTAGTGYTYVTRKNRRNDPDRLVLRKYDPIIRRHVEFREER; encoded by the coding sequence ATGGCGCGCGCGACCGACATCCGCCCGATCGTCCGGCTCAAGTCGACCGCGGGAACCGGCTACACCTACGTCACCCGCAAGAACCGGCGCAACGATCCCGATCGGCTCGTGCTGCGCAAGTACGACCCGATCATCCGCCGACACGTCGAGTTCCGGGAGGAGCGCTGA
- the ftsH gene encoding ATP-dependent zinc metalloprotease FtsH — translation MTDTMTEADPATRPRRAESLHGRPATSDRRREPSPRRRPTLPRLSPRHWLVAAVVGLLLLFGAALAYLTADPSGREVGLDRLSELAGAGAVEKATFLDEDARVVVTTAGGEQFWVAYPASDSATSALLQELTASGAQVSVDAQPGKAVTRIVATGLLPLMVLAALFGLFFVGGRDGGASDIRGFGTLGKRGGGRATPPAVTFADVAGADEAVTELREVVEYLNDPGRYAALGANPPKGVLLFGPPGTGKTLIARATAGEAGVPFFSVAGAEFVESLVGVGAARIRDLFASVRAVAPAIVFIDELDAAGRRRGGAETGGSEEREQTLNQLLVELDGFAASAGIVVMGATNRPDILDPALLRPGRFDRHVTVDQPDRAGREKILQVHSRGKPLAADVDLAVVARRTPGFTGADLANVVNEATLLAIREGRSLIGMPDLVEAIERVLGGPQRRGRILGDEVRRRIAVHEAGHAVVAGAMGQEVHRVSVVSRGSGLGTVGLAGGEEAVLLTAAELADRITVAMSGRAAEEILLGSASTGSEDDLARATEIAREMVLRHGMSPTVGRVRLTGSAADVFLGGQAATGELSQDLRRRVESETARLLDAGFERAADVLLAHRAVVEGLVSVLLAEESLEGSALERHLQAVVPTT, via the coding sequence ATGACCGACACAATGACCGAGGCGGACCCCGCCACGAGACCGCGCCGCGCAGAGAGCCTGCACGGCCGGCCCGCCACGAGCGACCGACGCAGGGAGCCCTCCCCCCGCCGGCGACCGACGCTGCCCCGGCTGTCGCCACGCCACTGGCTGGTCGCCGCCGTGGTCGGACTGCTCCTGCTGTTCGGCGCGGCCCTGGCGTACCTCACGGCCGACCCCTCCGGCCGCGAGGTCGGTCTCGACAGGCTGAGCGAACTCGCCGGCGCCGGGGCCGTCGAGAAGGCGACGTTCCTCGACGAGGACGCACGCGTCGTCGTCACGACGGCCGGTGGTGAGCAGTTCTGGGTCGCCTACCCCGCCAGCGACTCGGCCACCTCGGCGCTGCTGCAGGAGCTGACGGCATCGGGGGCCCAGGTGAGCGTGGACGCCCAGCCCGGCAAGGCAGTCACCCGGATCGTCGCCACCGGCCTGCTGCCGCTGATGGTCCTGGCGGCCCTGTTCGGGCTGTTCTTCGTCGGCGGCCGCGACGGCGGGGCCTCGGACATCCGCGGCTTCGGCACGCTGGGCAAGCGCGGCGGTGGGCGCGCCACTCCCCCGGCCGTCACCTTCGCCGACGTCGCCGGTGCCGACGAGGCGGTGACCGAGCTGCGCGAGGTGGTGGAGTACCTGAACGACCCCGGCCGCTACGCGGCGCTCGGCGCCAACCCGCCCAAGGGGGTGCTGCTGTTCGGGCCGCCGGGAACCGGCAAGACGCTGATCGCGCGCGCGACAGCGGGTGAGGCCGGGGTGCCGTTCTTCTCCGTGGCCGGCGCGGAGTTCGTCGAGTCACTGGTCGGCGTGGGCGCGGCCCGCATCCGCGACCTGTTCGCCAGCGTGCGGGCCGTCGCCCCCGCGATCGTCTTCATCGACGAGCTCGACGCCGCGGGCCGGCGTCGCGGGGGCGCGGAGACCGGCGGTTCCGAGGAGCGGGAGCAGACGCTCAACCAGCTTCTGGTCGAGCTGGACGGGTTCGCCGCGTCGGCCGGCATCGTGGTGATGGGCGCCACCAACCGCCCCGACATCCTCGACCCCGCCCTGCTGCGGCCGGGCCGGTTCGACCGGCACGTGACGGTCGATCAGCCCGACCGGGCGGGCCGGGAGAAGATCCTCCAGGTGCACAGCCGCGGCAAGCCGCTGGCAGCCGACGTCGACCTGGCCGTGGTCGCCCGGCGCACGCCCGGCTTCACCGGCGCGGACCTGGCCAACGTGGTCAACGAGGCGACGCTGCTCGCCATCCGCGAGGGTCGGTCGCTCATCGGCATGCCGGACCTGGTCGAGGCCATCGAACGGGTGCTCGGGGGGCCGCAGCGGCGAGGCCGCATCCTCGGTGATGAGGTGCGCCGCCGCATCGCCGTCCACGAGGCCGGGCACGCCGTCGTCGCCGGAGCGATGGGCCAGGAGGTGCACCGGGTGTCCGTGGTCTCTCGCGGCAGCGGACTGGGCACCGTCGGGCTCGCCGGCGGCGAGGAGGCCGTGCTGCTCACGGCCGCCGAGCTCGCCGACCGGATCACCGTGGCCATGTCCGGGCGCGCGGCGGAGGAGATCCTGCTGGGCTCGGCATCGACCGGCAGTGAGGATGACCTGGCACGAGCCACGGAAATCGCACGAGAGATGGTGCTCCGGCACGGCATGAGTCCCACGGTGGGCCGGGTGCGGCTGACCGGCTCGGCGGCCGACGTGTTCCTCGGCGGGCAGGCGGCCACCGGGGAACTGTCCCAGGACCTGCGCCGGCGGGTGGAGTCGGAGACCGCCCGGCTGCTGGACGCAGGCTTCGAGCGGGCCGCTGACGTCCTGCTCGCACATCGCGCCGTCGTCGAAGGCCTCGTCAGCGTCCTGCTGGCAGAGGAGTCCCTGGAGGGATCGGCGCTGGAGCGGCACCTGCAGGCGGTCGTCCCGACGACCTGA
- the rpsN gene encoding 30S ribosomal protein S14, with protein MAKKSKIVMNDRRREIVGRHAERRAELKEAVRTAATAEERAAAQAALQKLPRDASPTRLRNRDVADGRPRGHLRKFGLSRVRFRQMAHDGELPGIRKSSW; from the coding sequence ATGGCCAAGAAGTCGAAGATCGTCATGAACGACCGGCGCCGCGAGATCGTCGGCCGCCATGCCGAGCGGCGGGCAGAACTCAAGGAGGCCGTTCGCACCGCGGCCACGGCTGAGGAGCGGGCCGCCGCCCAGGCGGCCCTCCAGAAGCTGCCGCGCGACGCCAGCCCCACCCGGCTGCGCAACCGGGACGTCGCCGACGGCCGGCCACGCGGGCACCTCCGGAAGTTCGGCCTCTCCCGGGTCCGATTCCGGCAGATGGCCCACGACGGCGAGTTGCCCGGCATCCGGAAGTCCAGCTGGTGA
- a CDS encoding HAD-IC family P-type ATPase, which yields MRDLRAGLLPHHKVEAVRALQAGGHRVLVVGDGVNDAPALAGADVGLAMGGVGSDLALDSADVVVVRDDLSAVPAVVALSRRARRVVLQNLLIAGVLIGVLVVWGLVGTLPLPLAVAGHEGSTVLVALNGLRLLRASAWRTKHS from the coding sequence ATCCGCGACCTCCGGGCGGGCCTGCTGCCGCACCACAAGGTCGAGGCCGTCCGGGCCCTGCAGGCCGGCGGTCATCGCGTCCTGGTGGTCGGGGACGGCGTGAACGACGCCCCGGCGTTGGCCGGCGCGGACGTGGGTCTGGCCATGGGCGGCGTCGGATCGGACCTGGCGCTCGACAGCGCCGACGTCGTCGTCGTCCGCGACGACCTGTCCGCGGTGCCCGCGGTCGTGGCGCTCTCCCGCCGTGCGCGTCGGGTGGTGCTGCAGAACCTCCTCATCGCCGGCGTCCTCATCGGCGTGCTCGTCGTCTGGGGCCTGGTAGGCACGCTGCCCCTGCCGCTCGCGGTCGCCGGCCACGAGGGGTCGACGGTGCTCGTGGCCCTCAACGGCCTACGGCTGCTGCGCGCCTCGGCATGGCGAACGAAGCACAGTTGA
- the mrf gene encoding ribosome hibernation factor-recruiting GTPase MRF, translating into MSTSALRTPLVLVAGVDRAAVARAATALFGDLPGAVLVHHDVRELGQGVVVRTVHMHAADGVRAETTAVELAHGCLSCTLRLDLLPLLVDLAHRADVSRVVLQLDPTLEPEHLCWAIDNLLLDDTPRAAATGRAEPAAAFVEVEAVVATVDARTWLDDATGADVLADRGLAATPDDDRTLAQLAVGQVAIADVVLLAGRPDDAWSAVRLAAVLDRLVPDAARADLDRWRPAEVLAGLGPEGRWSRCFTAHEPLLRGAPPLGEDAGVCLVRFRARRPFHPERLHDALDVLLDGVVCSRGRFWLASRQDSALWLESAGAGLRLGDAGPWLATYGDDPQRWVDVDPQRQVSAALRWDAEHGDRDVEIVVLVHQQIPGAVIAALDAALLTDEEYALGPDAWAELPDPFGAWHEEPCEAGTPADDDSTHVTYREDRS; encoded by the coding sequence ATGAGCACCTCCGCCCTGCGTACCCCGCTCGTCCTGGTGGCCGGTGTCGACCGTGCGGCGGTCGCCCGCGCCGCGACCGCCCTCTTCGGTGACCTCCCCGGTGCCGTTCTGGTGCACCACGACGTCCGGGAGCTCGGACAGGGAGTCGTGGTCCGCACCGTGCACATGCACGCCGCCGACGGCGTCCGTGCCGAAACCACCGCGGTCGAGCTGGCGCACGGATGCCTCAGCTGCACCCTCCGCCTCGACCTGCTGCCGCTCCTGGTCGACCTCGCGCACCGGGCGGACGTCTCCCGCGTAGTCCTCCAGCTGGACCCCACGCTGGAGCCCGAGCACCTGTGCTGGGCCATCGACAACCTCCTCCTCGACGACACCCCACGGGCGGCCGCTACGGGCCGGGCGGAGCCGGCCGCCGCTTTCGTCGAGGTCGAGGCGGTGGTCGCCACCGTCGACGCCCGCACCTGGCTGGACGACGCCACGGGTGCCGACGTCCTGGCCGACCGAGGCCTCGCGGCAACGCCTGACGACGACCGCACGCTGGCCCAGCTCGCCGTCGGCCAGGTGGCGATAGCCGACGTCGTGCTCCTCGCCGGCCGTCCCGACGACGCCTGGTCGGCGGTCCGTCTGGCTGCCGTCCTCGACCGCCTCGTGCCCGACGCCGCGCGCGCCGACCTGGACCGCTGGCGACCGGCCGAGGTCCTGGCGGGACTCGGCCCGGAAGGGCGGTGGAGCCGGTGCTTCACCGCCCACGAGCCGCTGCTGCGCGGCGCCCCGCCGCTCGGCGAGGACGCCGGGGTCTGCCTGGTCCGCTTCCGTGCACGCCGCCCGTTCCACCCGGAGCGGCTGCACGACGCCCTCGACGTCCTGCTCGACGGGGTGGTCTGCAGCCGTGGGCGGTTCTGGCTGGCCAGCCGGCAGGACTCCGCGCTGTGGCTCGAATCGGCCGGCGCCGGGTTGCGCCTCGGTGACGCCGGCCCGTGGCTGGCCACCTACGGCGACGACCCGCAGCGCTGGGTGGACGTGGACCCCCAACGGCAGGTGTCCGCAGCGCTCCGGTGGGACGCCGAGCACGGCGACCGCGACGTGGAGATCGTCGTGCTGGTCCACCAGCAGATCCCCGGCGCGGTCATCGCGGCGCTCGACGCGGCGCTGCTCACCGACGAGGAGTACGCGCTCGGACCCGACGCCTGGGCGGAGCTTCCCGATCCCTTCGGCGCCTGGCACGAGGAGCCCTGCGAGGCCGGCACGCCCGCCGACGACGACAGCACGCACGTCACCTACCGAGAGGACCGTTCCTGA
- a CDS encoding WD40/YVTN/BNR-like repeat-containing protein: protein MRTAATRTGAALAVLALIAAVSVTLARPVTAAPACAQVVPGQVGTWTVRSAPAFPTGDAVLLGHAVDPRQPLRQYATNGVSLLVTDDGCAWRETFRLQEAPSAELPASSLTDRILEVVVHPRAPGRMWLVVATGKEVVDRIRVSGHRPGIPLSPGYEEKRDGTQTLILSSADAGASWTAMAGGPLVGASGPLAPAPSTPAVLYIPTFSGLYASLDGGRTWTARPPAVTPPAEGPQQGALGGVRGVETVQVAVDPTAPSTLYGRSGTAIRRSDDGGLTWSVYPLPAESTTGPFVDRSLSDARRILVTTQTYSTDPVRALWLHRPGADGFAEVPVPPDTIAGVPHHAVWHPTRDELVMNTWDRGNGAAFPDVSLYRSNSRGTVEDINELDLPAVHAVDVDDYGTYHLHTSSEIVTLSTSAAPGAAAPDLGPPQVEMNPFAYRPPDPPRPATLDGPAAVELNPGETTELTWTLDLPRRPTPLDTYFLVDTSNSFEPDIQAMADGMADVVRTLTGAGIDVHAGIGELGTREARRYSRLADIAPPGTQLQRGFERLRTGGGYESHLIALHQAATGSGVEGTSGPAVAAGQDPSWRTGSLRTLVVITDVQYWDEDDPEAPTRQQVYDALVARDVQAIGLEVVREGGDDGVPGSYAAVEAADAASTTAPTPARADLEELAAATGSFAPPGGVDCRANGTTEIEAGDPMVCTTTALQVARISTLADVLTRVLLAQVDERPVTLRATGDPPVRPISPADWRYPAVDVKSDQRLDFTAEVGCTEAQAGQALPVTVEALLGNGAGGEDVVATAVTRVQCGPSSSPAAVLPGNEPGAAPPEPALAPEPAPAAGPPAAPHAAAVVPGVPPVAPIPVGGTATAPGSAPGTAPGTAPGAAPAPAAGAATALSPGVSVQAAPAGSPAAAAATQQEDGPALAHASLQMTARQRHPVGAPPWLLPAAGLMTAAAAARLRFPRALRTGPIHATTRERRR, encoded by the coding sequence GTGAGAACCGCAGCCACCCGCACCGGAGCCGCACTCGCCGTCCTGGCGCTGATCGCGGCGGTGTCGGTGACCCTCGCCCGTCCGGTCACGGCGGCACCGGCCTGCGCACAGGTGGTCCCGGGACAGGTCGGCACGTGGACCGTGCGCTCCGCCCCGGCCTTCCCCACCGGCGACGCCGTACTCCTCGGGCACGCCGTCGACCCACGGCAGCCGCTGCGGCAGTACGCGACCAACGGGGTCTCCCTGCTGGTCACCGACGACGGCTGCGCCTGGCGGGAGACGTTCCGGCTGCAGGAGGCGCCGTCGGCCGAACTGCCGGCGTCGTCGCTGACCGACCGCATCCTGGAGGTGGTCGTGCACCCGCGGGCACCCGGCCGCATGTGGCTGGTCGTCGCCACGGGGAAGGAGGTCGTGGACCGGATCCGCGTCAGCGGCCACCGCCCCGGCATCCCGCTGAGCCCTGGTTATGAGGAGAAGCGCGACGGCACCCAGACCCTGATCCTGTCCAGCGCGGACGCCGGAGCCTCCTGGACCGCGATGGCCGGCGGGCCGCTGGTCGGCGCATCCGGGCCTCTGGCGCCCGCCCCCAGCACCCCGGCGGTGCTCTACATCCCGACCTTCTCCGGCTTGTACGCCAGCCTCGACGGTGGCCGGACGTGGACGGCCCGCCCGCCGGCGGTCACGCCGCCGGCGGAGGGCCCGCAGCAGGGCGCACTCGGCGGGGTCCGCGGGGTCGAGACGGTGCAGGTCGCCGTCGACCCCACCGCGCCCAGCACCCTCTACGGCCGCAGCGGCACCGCGATCCGCCGCTCCGACGACGGCGGCCTGACCTGGTCGGTCTACCCCCTGCCCGCCGAGTCGACCACCGGCCCGTTCGTCGACCGCAGCCTCTCCGACGCCCGCCGCATCCTGGTCACCACCCAGACGTACTCCACCGACCCGGTGCGGGCCCTGTGGTTGCACCGGCCCGGTGCCGATGGCTTCGCCGAGGTCCCGGTCCCACCGGACACGATCGCCGGCGTGCCGCACCACGCGGTGTGGCACCCCACGCGAGACGAGCTGGTGATGAACACCTGGGACCGGGGCAACGGGGCAGCCTTCCCCGACGTCTCGCTGTACCGGTCGAACTCCCGCGGCACGGTCGAGGACATCAACGAGCTCGACCTCCCAGCGGTGCACGCCGTCGACGTCGACGACTACGGCACCTACCACCTGCACACCAGCAGCGAGATCGTCACGCTCAGCACGTCCGCGGCACCGGGCGCCGCGGCGCCCGACCTGGGCCCCCCGCAGGTCGAGATGAACCCGTTCGCCTACCGGCCCCCGGATCCGCCGCGTCCGGCCACGCTCGACGGCCCTGCCGCCGTCGAGTTGAACCCCGGCGAGACCACCGAGCTGACCTGGACCCTGGACCTGCCCCGCCGACCCACGCCGCTGGACACCTACTTCCTGGTCGACACCTCCAACAGCTTCGAGCCCGACATCCAGGCCATGGCCGACGGCATGGCCGACGTCGTGCGCACCCTCACCGGGGCCGGCATCGACGTCCACGCCGGCATCGGCGAGCTCGGCACCCGGGAGGCGCGCCGCTACAGCCGGCTCGCCGACATCGCGCCGCCGGGCACGCAGCTGCAGCGCGGCTTCGAGCGGCTGCGCACCGGCGGAGGCTACGAGTCCCACCTGATCGCCCTGCACCAGGCGGCCACCGGCTCCGGCGTCGAGGGCACCAGCGGCCCCGCCGTGGCTGCCGGCCAGGATCCCAGCTGGCGTACCGGGTCGCTGCGCACGCTGGTGGTCATCACCGACGTCCAGTACTGGGACGAGGACGACCCGGAGGCGCCGACCCGGCAGCAGGTGTACGACGCCCTGGTCGCCCGCGACGTCCAGGCGATCGGCCTCGAGGTCGTCCGGGAGGGCGGCGACGACGGGGTGCCGGGCAGCTACGCGGCCGTCGAGGCCGCCGACGCGGCCTCCACGACGGCGCCGACCCCGGCGCGGGCCGATCTGGAGGAGCTGGCCGCGGCCACCGGCTCCTTCGCCCCGCCGGGAGGCGTCGACTGTCGCGCCAACGGGACGACGGAGATCGAGGCCGGAGACCCCATGGTCTGCACCACCACGGCGCTGCAGGTGGCCCGGATCTCCACGCTGGCCGACGTGCTCACCCGCGTCCTGCTCGCCCAGGTCGACGAGCGGCCGGTGACCCTGCGCGCGACGGGCGACCCGCCCGTCCGCCCCATCTCCCCGGCCGACTGGCGGTATCCGGCCGTCGACGTGAAGTCCGACCAGCGGCTGGACTTCACCGCCGAGGTCGGCTGCACGGAGGCGCAGGCTGGGCAGGCGCTGCCGGTGACCGTCGAGGCCCTGCTCGGGAACGGCGCCGGCGGCGAGGACGTCGTGGCGACGGCGGTCACCCGGGTGCAGTGCGGCCCGTCGTCATCCCCGGCCGCCGTCCTCCCGGGGAACGAGCCTGGGGCCGCACCGCCAGAGCCCGCACTCGCTCCGGAACCCGCGCCCGCCGCAGGACCGCCGGCCGCCCCGCACGCCGCCGCCGTCGTCCCAGGGGTGCCGCCGGTGGCACCCATCCCTGTCGGCGGCACCGCGACCGCTCCGGGCAGCGCGCCCGGAACAGCCCCGGGAACGGCTCCCGGGGCCGCCCCGGCGCCGGCCGCCGGCGCGGCGACCGCCCTGTCACCCGGGGTGTCGGTGCAGGCGGCTCCGGCGGGCAGTCCGGCGGCGGCCGCCGCGACTCAGCAGGAGGACGGCCCGGCGCTGGCCCACGCATCGCTGCAGATGACCGCCCGGCAGCGACATCCGGTCGGCGCGCCTCCCTGGCTGCTGCCTGCGGCCGGACTGATGACCGCCGCGGCCGCCGCCCGGTTGCGCTTCCCGCGCGCACTCCGCACCGGACCCATCCACGCAACGACCAGAGAGCGGAGACGATGA
- the rpsR gene encoding 30S ribosomal protein S18 has translation MSAERGSPRPLRKRRLEGPVSYADVHLLRTFVSDRGKIRSRRVTGLDPQQQRQVARAIKNAREMALLPYPTRGR, from the coding sequence GTGAGCGCCGAGCGCGGTAGCCCCAGACCGCTTCGGAAGCGCCGACTGGAGGGGCCGGTCAGCTATGCGGACGTGCACCTGCTACGCACCTTCGTCTCCGACCGCGGCAAGATCCGCTCCCGGCGGGTGACCGGCCTGGACCCGCAGCAGCAACGCCAGGTGGCGCGGGCCATCAAGAACGCCCGCGAGATGGCCCTGCTCCCCTATCCGACGAGAGGCCGCTGA
- a CDS encoding type B 50S ribosomal protein L31: MRPGIHPEYRTVVFRDAASGALYRTRSTVAATQTIDLDGETLPLVVVDISAASHPFWTGNQRVLDTAGRVERFNQRYGTRTARSRKG, from the coding sequence ATGCGCCCCGGCATCCACCCCGAGTACCGCACCGTCGTGTTCCGCGACGCGGCCAGCGGCGCCCTGTACCGCACGCGATCCACGGTCGCCGCGACGCAGACCATCGACCTCGACGGCGAGACGCTGCCGCTCGTCGTCGTCGACATTTCCGCCGCCTCGCACCCGTTCTGGACCGGCAACCAGCGGGTGCTCGACACCGCCGGACGGGTCGAGCGGTTCAACCAGCGGTACGGCACCCGGACCGCGCGATCGAGGAAGGGCTGA
- a CDS encoding metal ABC transporter permease, whose translation MQSALVAGVLVGVMAPTVGVHLVQRRMSIIGDGIGHVALSGVALGVVAGWAPTGTAMAVAVAGAVGMELLRGLRRSEADVLLAILFAGGIAGGVVVLSWAPAGGSMNLDAYLFGAILTTTRTDLLVLSGTVAAVLAVTVGWRRALFAVSVDEECARAAGLPVVPLNLLFAATTAATVVASMRILGLLLVSALMVLPAAAAMAMARSFRGTLVAAVAIGAVVAVVGTTAAYYAGLPAGGAIVLLAVVLFAGASGAPGAHLILRRLLARGNAAVGRGRPAVGPARPGIRSQVSLLL comes from the coding sequence ATGCAGTCAGCGCTGGTGGCGGGCGTGCTGGTGGGTGTCATGGCGCCGACCGTGGGGGTGCATCTGGTGCAGCGTCGGATGTCGATCATCGGTGACGGCATCGGGCACGTGGCGCTGTCCGGCGTGGCGCTCGGGGTGGTGGCCGGCTGGGCGCCGACCGGCACCGCGATGGCCGTGGCCGTGGCCGGAGCCGTGGGGATGGAGCTGCTGCGAGGGCTGCGCCGCAGCGAGGCCGACGTCCTCCTGGCGATCCTCTTCGCGGGGGGCATCGCCGGCGGGGTCGTGGTCCTCTCCTGGGCGCCCGCCGGCGGCTCGATGAACCTGGATGCCTATCTCTTCGGCGCCATCCTGACGACCACCCGCACCGACCTCCTCGTCCTCAGCGGGACGGTGGCCGCCGTGCTGGCGGTCACCGTCGGGTGGCGCCGGGCGCTGTTCGCCGTCTCCGTCGACGAGGAGTGCGCGCGCGCCGCGGGCCTGCCCGTCGTCCCGCTGAACCTCCTGTTCGCTGCCACCACGGCGGCGACCGTGGTGGCCTCGATGCGCATCCTGGGCCTGTTGTTGGTCAGCGCCCTGATGGTCCTTCCGGCTGCCGCTGCGATGGCGATGGCCCGTAGTTTCCGAGGCACGCTGGTGGCTGCGGTGGCCATCGGCGCCGTCGTCGCGGTCGTCGGGACGACCGCTGCCTACTACGCGGGCCTGCCCGCGGGCGGGGCGATCGTGCTTCTGGCCGTCGTGCTGTTCGCTGGAGCTAGTGGTGCCCCGGGTGCTCACCTGATCCTGCGACGACTGCTCGCTCGCGGCAACGCCGCCGTGGGCCGCGGTCGCCCCGCCGTCGGCCCGGCTCGGCCGGGGATACGTTCCCAGGTCAGCCTGTTGCTCTGA